The Pseudonocardia broussonetiae DNA segment GTTCAGCTTGCGGACGCACCGGATGAGCTCCTCGTTGGTGGCGCCGTCGAGGACCTGCTGCTCGGGGCCGTGGGTGCTGGGCGAGAGCTCGATCATGTCCGAGGTCGTGGACTCCAGCCGGTACCGGCTCGACTTCACGTGGTCGAAGATCAGGTTGCGGGCGATGGTGACGAACCAGGCGGCGATGTCGCGGCCCTGGTAGGTGACCGAGCCGATGCGCCGCAGCGCCCGGACGAACGCCTCCTGGGTGACGTCCTCGGCCAGGTTCCGGTCGTTCATGCGGAAGAGCACGTAGCGGAAGACGACGTCGTAGTAGCGCTCGTACAGCTCGCTGAACGCCGCCATGTCGCCCTCCTGGGCGGCTCGGACGAGCGACCAGGCGCCGGTGTCGGCCTGCTCGGCGTCGTCCATGGCGTCCTCGTGCGGGGTGTCCGCGACC contains these protein-coding regions:
- a CDS encoding RNA polymerase sigma factor; translation: MPFPRQRPRAAAELAPVDAPAPEPVADTPHEDAMDDAEQADTGAWSLVRAAQEGDMAAFSELYERYYDVVFRYVLFRMNDRNLAEDVTQEAFVRALRRIGSVTYQGRDIAAWFVTIARNLIFDHVKSSRYRLESTTSDMIELSPSTHGPEQQVLDGATNEELIRCVRKLNPDQQECITLRFLQGLSVAETARIMDRNEGAVKALQHRAVRRLAQLLPEGLR